A genomic window from Lotus japonicus ecotype B-129 chromosome 1, LjGifu_v1.2 includes:
- the LOC130728120 gene encoding mediator of RNA polymerase II transcription subunit 33A-like, whose amino-acid sequence MESSEWNNQVEEGVLRRAKQWQQRSEPPSAWVTELVEYLTGNGVALPSPELAELLVSQMCFEKDHPSMWKFMSHALSSRLVFPLQILSLLSSKVIPRRRSHPHAYALFLPLLDQHVFSFQPTGSVSCNLRIISSVDSSLQLSETYKIHDLELGHVFVLFFFNIIIALIDSTLDDWGLQVTFDERSCLVPTGDQYMEIDHNVTHNFKKSEYHEQIRKRNSFTALEVLERLTASRKATILLQSVLLNMPEKFNCLRQRLQFLESLELGSSELKLVNPVLTKMSANIRGVSNFDYCLNKHQLVGKLVDVGPCKTLLRYSYRSFQSPCWVPLDIYMENAMDSRQIPIKSSIDVLTEQIKTLQIINQASWQETFLALWLSALRLVQRERDPPEGPIPHLEARLCVLLSIVPLAIVNVLKEDSKHNPSSVQMSMESGYSHEMKNDGSGKLGLISSVEVLGHFSSLLCPPALVVDPANQAARKAARFIYNSTNKNGEPVTGIHANSNTKAGGNLRHLIVEACIARNLMDTSVYFWPGYVSTSVMSSSDSSSLEKSPWLTFMEGTPLNNSLINSLTVTPASSLAEIEKLYFIALNGTEVERPAAAKILCSASLSRGWYIQEHVVHYVVKLLASPVPLGHSGSWSLLVDNMSMLSAVLRGASSVDTVHILSLHGVVPTVAASLLPLCEAFGSITPNSINTGDEPSTSTYMAYMAFSLAFLFLIRLWKFCRPPLDQGITEEGIAVGGLEYLLSLHNNRVMSSQDKLESNQSLFESASVKPVCIDSFPKLRALYCQYKSCVASALSGLSTGNSIHQTATLILSMIYQKLTKGGIPSSNSSSPTSSNACSSLINSGEEAFQRPVLPAWEVMEAIPFVLEAILTACVHGRLSSRDLTTGLRNLVDFLPASLATIIDYFTSEVTRGVWKLVPMNGIDWPSPAAVLQSVESEIKAILTHVGVDVPKYSSGGSQVMLPLPMAALVSLSITFKLDKSLEYIHAITGAALENCASGCPWPSMPIIGSLWAQKVRRWHNFIVVSGSRSVFRHNNESVAQLLRSCFTSYLGTLCVSNSKLTAECNVNGLLGSSITAPGACPYVAPGFLFLRSCRNIHNVLYLNDVLVGLVTEYSNELAGRRAGPGSRHLKSTGASLSLAAQSAKEVAMLGSCLLCAAGGIQLVQELYKETIPTWLLSSRDTKQNNDSVVSYILEGYAMAYLLIMTGSMIWGVGTKLPSSTSTRRNRIIRVHLDFLAEVMERKISISCNPITWKTYVCCLVRLMVSLAPAWVQDVKVDTLRKLARGLSRWNEHELALSLLQRGRTAAMGALAELVNMI is encoded by the exons ATGGAATCGTCAGAGTGGAACAATCAAGTGGAGGAAGGAGTATTACGGCGGGCGAAGCAGTGGCAGCAACGGAGCGAGCCACCGTCGGCATGGGTGACGGAATTGGTCGAATATCTCACCGGCAACGGCGTCGCGCTGCCGAGTCCGGAGTTAGCGGAGCTTCTGGTTTCCCAAATGTGCTTCGAGAAGGATCACCCTTCGATGTGGAAGTTCATGAGCCACGCCCTTTCTTCTCGCCTTGTTTTCCCTCTTCAGATACTCTCGCTGCTTTCTTCGAAGGTTATTCCTCGGCGACGCTCTCATCCTCATGCCTATGCTCTCTTTCTTCCGCTTCTGGACCAGCATGTGTTTTCATTTCAACCTACTGGTTCAGTTTCGTGCAATCTCAG GATAATAAGTTCTGTTGACTCTTCACTCCAGCTTTCTGAAACATATAAAATTCATGATCTGGAGCTAGGGCATGTATTTGTGCTGTTCTTTTTCAACATTATCATTGCTTTGATTGATAGCACATTGGATGACTGGGGATTACAAGTGACCTTCGATGAAAGATCGTGTTTAGTCCCTACTGGTGACCAGTATATGGAAATTGATCACAATGTGACgcacaattttaaaaaaagtgaATATCATGAGCAGATAAGGAAGAGAAATTCTTTCACGGCCTTAGAGGTATTGGAAAGATTAACTGCAAGCAGAAAAGCAACTATTCTTCTGCAGTCTGTTCTCTTGAACAT GCCTGAAAAATTCAATTGCCTCCGGCAGAGGCTTCAATTTCTTGAATCCCTTGAATTAGGATCATCAGAGTTAAAATTAGTGAACCCAGTCCTCACAAAAATGTCTGCAAACATCCGTGGAGTTTCTAATTTTGATTACTGCCTCAATAAGCATCAGCTGGTTGGGAAGCTTGTTGATGTTGGACCCTGCAAGACATTGTTGAGATACAGCTATAGATCTTTTCAGTCTCCTTGTTGGGTTCCTTTAGATATTTATATGGAGAATGCTATGGATTCTAGACAAATTCCTATCAAATCTTCAATTGATGTGCTTACAG AACAAATCAAGACCCTTCAAATAATTAACCAGGCTAGCTGGCAAGAAACTTTTCTAGCTCTTTGGCTTTCAGCCCTTCGGCTTGTGCAGCGA GAGCGTGATCCTCCTGAAGGTCCGATTCCTCATCTTGAGGCCCGTCTATGCGTGCTTTTATCTATTGTTCCCTTGGCAATTGTGAATGTTCTAAAGGAAGACTCCAAACACAATCCGTCTTCTGTTCAAATGTCTATGGAATCAGGATACAGTCATGAAATGAAGAATGATGGTTCTGGGAAACTTGGACTGATTTCATCGGTTGAAGTCCTTGGACACTTTTCTAGCCTCCTATGCCCTCCTGCATTAGTTGTTGATCCAGCCAACCAGGCAGCTAGAAAAGCAGCGAGATTCATTTATAATTCAACAAACAAAAATGGTGAACCTGTAACTGGAATTCATGCTAATTCTAATACAAAAGCAG GCGGGAACTTGAGGCATCTAATAGTGGAAGCTTGTATAGCAAGGAATTTAATGGACACATCAGTGTACTTCTGGCCTGGTTATGTGTCTACATCTGTTATGTCTTCGTCAGATTCATCATCACTTGAAAAATCTCCATGGTTAACATTTATGGAAGGAACACCATTGAACAACTCCCTTATAAATTCCCTTACGGTGACGCCTGCCTCAAG CCTGGCGGAGATTGAGAAGTTATACTTTATTGCATTAAATGGAACAGAGGTGGAAAGGCCTGCAGCCGCTAAGATTCTGTGCAGTGCATCCCTCAGTCGTGGATGGTATATCCAG GAACACGTGGTTCACTATGTGGTCAAGCTTCTTGCTTCTCCGGTGCCTCTTGGTCATTCTGGATCTTGGAGCCTCTTGGTTGATAATATGTCCATGCTTAGTGCTGTTCTCCGTGGAGCTTCCAGTGTTGATACTGTTCATATACTTTCTTTACACGGTGTA GTCCCCACAGTTGCTGCATCTTTATTGCCCCTTTGTGAGGCATTTGGCTCAATTACACCGAATTCAATTAACACAGGAGATGAGCCTTCAACATCAACATACATGGCGTACATGGCTTTTTCTCTAGCATTTCTTTTCCTTATTCGTTTGTGGAAATTCTGTAGACCCCCTCTTGACCAAGGCATCACCGAAGAAGGAATTGCGGTTGGAGGTTTGGAGTATCTTTTGTCATTGCACAATAATCGTGTCATGTCTTCCCAAGACAAGTTAGAAAGCAATCAAAGTCTCTTTGAGTCTGCATCTGTGAAACCAGTATGTATTGATTCATTTCCAAAATTACGGGCCTTGTATTGTCAATACAAATCTTGTGTTGCTTCAGCCCTTTCTGGTCTTTCTACGGGAAATTCCATTCATCAAACTGCTACTTTGATCTTAAGCATGATTTACCAGAAGTTGACTAAAGGTGGTATTCCATCCAGTAATTCTTCATCACCAACTAGCAGTAATGCATGTAGCTCCCTCATAAATTCTGGTGAGGAGGCTTTTCAAAGGCCTGTGCTTCCTGCATGGGAAGTAATGGAAGCTATTCCTTTTGTCCTGGAAGCGATTTTAACTGCTTGTGTTCATGGGAGGCTGTCATCACGTGACTTGACAACAG GTCTGAGAAACCTTGTGGATTTTCTTCCAGCATCGCTTGCTACCATTATTGATTATTTTACATCAGAAGTTACTCGTGGTGTTTGGAAACTAGTTCCAATGAATGGAATAGATTGGCCTAGTCCAGCAGCGGTTCTTCAATCAGTTGAGTCAGAAATAAAAGCTATATTAACTCATGTTGGCGTTGATGTTCCAAAATATTCTTCTG GAGGTTCACAAGTAATGCTTCCTCTACCAATGGCAGCTCTTGTCAGTTTATCGATTACTTTTAAACTGGACAAGAGCCTGGAATACATCCATGCAATTACTGGAGCTGCTTTGGAAAATTGTGCATCAGGTTGCCCTTGGCCTAGCATGCCAATAATTGGCTCTCTGTGGGCCCAAAAGGTCCGCCGCTGGCACAACTTCATTGTTGTATCGGGTTCCCGTTCTGTGTTCAGACACAACAATGAATCTGTTGCTCAGCTGTTGAGAAGTTGCTTCACCTCATACCTTGGAACATTGTGCGTTTCGAACTCAAAGCTTACTGCTGAGTGTAATGTGAATGGCCTGTTGGGTAGTTCCATCACTGCTCCTGGTGCCTGTCCTTATGTCGCTCCCGGATTCCTTTTTCTTCGATCCTGTCGCAATATACACAATGTGCTGTATCTAAATGATGTACTTGTGGGTCTTGTGACAGAGTATTCTAATGAATTAGCTGGCAGAAGGGCCGGTCCTGGCTCTCGCCACCTAAAATCCACTGGAGCATCACTGTCCCTAGCTGCTCAAAGTGCAAAAGAGGTAGCAATGCTTGGTTCATGTCTCTTATGTGCAGCAGGTGGTATCCAACTGGTTCAGGAATTGTATAAGGAGACTATTCCTACCTGGCTGCTGTCGTCAAGGGACACAAAGCAGAATAATGATAGTGTTGTGTCTTATATTCTTGAGGGTTATGCTATGGCATATCTGTTGATAATGACAGGGTCAATGATATGGGGTGTTGgtaccaagttaccatcatcgACATCCACGAGAAGGAATCGCATCATTAGGGTCCACTTGGACTTCTTGGCAGAAGTCATGGAGAGGAAAATTTCAATCAGCTGCAATCCAATTACATGGAAAACTTATGTCTGCTGTTTAGTGAGATTAATGGTTAGTCTTGCACCAGCATGGGTTCAAGATGTGAAGGTGGACACTTTGAGGAAATTGGCGCGCGGATTAAGCAGATGGAATGAACATGAACTGGCACTTTCTCTGCTACAAAGAGGGAGGACAGCTGCCATGGGAGCTCTTGCTGAACTTGTCAATATGATTTAG